In Streptomyces sp. DG2A-72, one genomic interval encodes:
- a CDS encoding DUF5682 family protein has product MPGGERVNDKGGGAAAGPLLLGVRHHGPGSARAVRAALDAAQPRVVLIEGPPEADTLISLAADEEMRPPVALLAHAVDEPGRSAFWPLAEFSPEWVAIRWALEHEVPARFIDLPATHTLVWERDAEAGAGGGSEGAGPAEQGERSEEAAEGSGAEGRASGAGDEEEPRGDVGAEGERGPGSEEAQAPTVADVRVDPLAVLAEAAGYDDPERWWEDVVEHRGVGERDAFAPFVVLEEAMGALREVYGTGGHDRDLVREAYMRLQVRSAQREFGDGVAVVCGAWHVPALRQKAAVSADRALLKGLPKVKVDMTWVPWTHRRLARVSGYGAGIDSPGWYGHLFGAPDRPVERWLTKVAGLLRAEDRLVSSAHVIEAVRLAETLAAMRGRPLPGLSETTDAVRAVMCEGSDVPLALVHDRLVVGDVLGEVPQSAPAVPLQRDLDRIQRRLRLKPEALERELELDLRKETDAGRSRLLHRLRLLGVEWGDPAASRGSTGTFRETWRLRWEPELAVRVAEAGVWGTTVLAAATAKAEADAVAAQGLAEVTALAERCLLAELPDALPTVMRILADRAALDSDVGHLAQALPALVRSLRYGDVRGTDTSALAEVAAGLAERIFVGLPPACAALDADAAEEMRRHVDAVHGAVGLLGDASAPGHGDLRVRWRSVLRVLSGRDTVPGVVRGRAVRLLLDEGELGQDEAARLMGLVLSPGTAPADGAAWIEGFVGGGSGGGMLLVHDERLLGLVDAWLTGVPAEAFTDVLPLLRRTFSAYEPGVRRTLGELVRRGPGARGSVAAVGSGIPGFAADLDMARADAVLPVVRLLLGLDDGDHPSADDNDLVGVGR; this is encoded by the coding sequence ATGCCGGGAGGTGAGCGCGTGAACGACAAGGGCGGGGGTGCTGCCGCAGGGCCACTGCTTCTCGGCGTACGGCATCACGGGCCCGGCTCGGCTCGCGCCGTGCGGGCGGCGCTGGACGCGGCCCAGCCGCGGGTCGTACTGATCGAGGGCCCGCCCGAGGCCGACACCCTGATCTCGCTGGCCGCCGACGAGGAGATGCGGCCACCGGTCGCCCTCCTGGCCCACGCCGTGGACGAGCCCGGCCGTTCGGCGTTCTGGCCGCTGGCCGAGTTCTCCCCGGAGTGGGTCGCGATCCGCTGGGCCCTGGAACACGAAGTACCGGCCCGCTTCATCGACTTGCCGGCCACGCACACGCTGGTGTGGGAGCGGGATGCGGAGGCCGGGGCCGGGGGCGGGAGTGAGGGCGCCGGGCCTGCTGAGCAGGGAGAGAGGTCCGAAGAAGCTGCGGAGGGCTCGGGGGCTGAGGGTCGCGCCTCTGGCGCAGGAGACGAGGAGGAGCCGCGCGGTGATGTAGGAGCCGAGGGTGAGCGGGGCCCAGGTTCTGAGGAGGCGCAGGCGCCCACCGTCGCAGACGTCCGTGTCGACCCGCTGGCCGTGCTTGCCGAAGCCGCCGGTTATGACGACCCCGAGCGGTGGTGGGAGGACGTCGTCGAGCACCGCGGGGTCGGGGAGAGGGACGCGTTCGCGCCGTTCGTCGTGCTGGAAGAGGCGATGGGGGCGCTGCGGGAGGTGTACGGGACCGGGGGGCATGACCGGGATCTCGTGCGGGAGGCGTATATGCGGCTCCAAGTGCGGTCGGCGCAGCGTGAGTTCGGGGACGGGGTGGCCGTGGTGTGCGGGGCCTGGCACGTGCCCGCGCTGCGGCAGAAGGCTGCCGTCTCCGCCGACCGGGCGCTGCTGAAGGGGCTGCCCAAGGTCAAGGTGGACATGACCTGGGTGCCGTGGACGCACCGCAGGCTGGCGCGGGTCAGCGGATACGGCGCGGGCATCGACTCGCCGGGCTGGTACGGGCATCTGTTCGGCGCGCCGGACCGGCCGGTCGAGCGGTGGCTGACGAAGGTCGCGGGGCTGCTGCGCGCCGAGGACCGGCTCGTCTCCTCGGCTCATGTCATCGAGGCGGTACGGCTGGCGGAGACGCTCGCCGCGATGCGCGGACGTCCACTGCCCGGGCTGAGCGAGACGACCGACGCCGTACGGGCGGTGATGTGCGAGGGCTCGGACGTGCCGCTGGCGCTGGTGCACGACCGGCTGGTTGTGGGCGATGTGCTGGGGGAGGTGCCGCAGTCGGCGCCCGCGGTGCCGTTGCAGCGGGACCTCGACCGGATCCAGCGTCGGCTGCGGCTCAAACCGGAGGCGCTGGAGCGGGAGTTGGAGCTCGACCTGCGCAAGGAGACCGACGCCGGACGCAGCAGGCTGCTGCACCGGCTGCGGCTGCTGGGCGTCGAGTGGGGTGATCCGGCGGCGTCGCGGGGCAGTACGGGTACGTTCCGGGAGACGTGGCGGCTGCGGTGGGAGCCGGAGCTGGCCGTCCGGGTCGCCGAGGCGGGGGTGTGGGGGACGACCGTGCTCGCCGCCGCGACCGCCAAGGCGGAAGCCGACGCCGTGGCAGCGCAGGGCCTCGCCGAGGTCACCGCGCTCGCCGAGCGGTGCCTGCTGGCCGAACTGCCGGACGCGCTGCCCACGGTGATGCGGATCCTCGCCGACCGGGCCGCCCTGGACTCCGACGTCGGCCATCTCGCCCAGGCCCTGCCCGCCCTGGTCCGCTCCCTGCGGTACGGCGACGTGCGCGGCACGGACACCAGCGCGCTGGCCGAGGTCGCGGCGGGCCTCGCCGAACGGATCTTCGTCGGCCTGCCTCCGGCGTGCGCCGCGCTCGACGCCGACGCGGCGGAGGAGATGCGGCGCCATGTGGACGCCGTGCACGGGGCGGTGGGGCTGCTGGGCGACGCTTCCGCGCCGGGCCACGGTGACCTGCGGGTTCGCTGGCGGTCGGTGCTGCGGGTGCTGTCGGGACGGGACACCGTGCCCGGCGTCGTCCGGGGGCGTGCGGTGCGGTTGCTGCTGGACGAAGGGGAGTTGGGGCAGGACGAGGCGGCACGGCTCATGGGGCTCGTGCTGTCGCCGGGGACAGCACCGGCGGACGGGGCCGCGTGGATCGAGGGGTTCGTCGGCGGCGGTTCGGGCGGGGGGATGCTCCTCGTCCACGACGAGCGGTTGCTCGGGCTGGTCGACGCCTGGCTGACGGGGGTGCCGGCGGAGGCGTTCACGGACGTACTGCCGCTGCTGCGGCGGACGTTCTCGGCGTACGAGCCGGGGGTGCGGCGGACCCTCGGCGAACTGGTCCGGCGCGGACCGGGGGCGCGGGGGAGCGTGGCGGCCGTCGGCTCCGGGATACCCGGGTTCGCAGCCGACCTGGACATGGCGCGCGCGGACGCGGTGCTGCCGGTGGTGCGGCTGCTGCTGGGGCTGGATGACGGCGATCACCCGAGCGCCGACGACAACGACCTTGTGGGGGTGGGGAGATGA
- a CDS encoding VWA domain-containing protein, producing the protein MTTEAMDPAQERLRRWRLVLGGDAADGTGCTLAGQDAAMDGALSALYGQGDKPRTGRDRSAGLGASAPSVARWLGDIRTYFPSSVVQVMQRDAIDRLGLATLLLEPEMLEAVDADVHLVGTLLSLNKAMPETTKETARAVVRKVVEDLEKRLASRTRATLTGALDRSARVNRPRHHDIDWNRTIAANLKHYLPEYRTIVPERLIGYGRASQSVKKEVILCIDQSGSMAASVVYASVFGAVLASMRSISTRLVVFDTAVVDLTDQLDDPVDVLFGTQLGGGTDINRALAYCQSQITRPAETVVVLISDLYEGGIRNEMLKRVAAMKGSGVQFVTLLALSDEGAPAYDREHAAALAALGAPAFACTPDLFPEVMAAAIEKRPLPVPDSA; encoded by the coding sequence ATGACGACCGAGGCGATGGACCCGGCGCAGGAGCGGTTGCGGCGGTGGCGGCTGGTGCTCGGGGGCGACGCGGCCGACGGCACCGGATGCACGCTGGCCGGGCAGGACGCCGCGATGGACGGGGCGCTCTCCGCGCTCTATGGGCAGGGGGACAAACCGCGGACGGGGCGGGACCGTTCGGCGGGCCTGGGTGCGTCGGCACCGTCCGTGGCGCGCTGGCTCGGGGACATCCGGACGTACTTCCCCTCCTCCGTCGTGCAGGTGATGCAGCGTGACGCCATCGACCGGCTCGGCCTCGCCACGTTGCTGCTCGAGCCGGAGATGCTGGAGGCGGTGGACGCGGACGTGCATCTCGTCGGCACGCTGCTCTCGCTGAACAAGGCGATGCCGGAGACCACGAAGGAGACGGCACGGGCGGTCGTGCGCAAGGTCGTCGAGGATCTCGAGAAGCGGCTCGCCAGCCGCACCCGGGCCACGCTCACCGGCGCCCTCGACCGCAGCGCACGCGTCAACCGACCCCGCCACCATGACATCGACTGGAACCGCACGATCGCGGCCAACCTCAAGCACTACCTGCCCGAGTACCGGACGATCGTGCCCGAGCGGCTCATCGGATACGGGCGTGCCTCCCAGTCAGTGAAGAAGGAGGTCATCCTCTGCATCGACCAGTCGGGGTCGATGGCGGCCTCGGTCGTCTACGCGTCGGTGTTCGGGGCGGTGCTGGCGTCGATGCGGTCGATCAGTACGCGGCTCGTCGTCTTCGACACGGCCGTCGTCGACCTCACGGACCAGCTCGACGATCCGGTCGATGTGCTCTTCGGCACGCAACTCGGCGGCGGTACCGACATCAACCGGGCGCTCGCGTACTGCCAGTCGCAGATCACCCGGCCCGCGGAGACGGTGGTCGTGCTGATCAGCGACCTGTACGAGGGAGGCATACGGAACGAGATGCTCAAGCGGGTCGCGGCGATGAAGGGGTCGGGGGTGCAGTTCGTGACGCTTCTCGCGCTGTCGGACGAGGGGGCGCCCGCGTATGACCGGGAGCACGCGGCCGCACTCGCGGCGCTGGGCGCGCCCGCCTTCGCGTGCACGCCGGATCTGTTCCCCGAGGTGATGGCTGCAGCGATCGAGAAGCGGCCGTTGCCGGTTCCGGACAGCGCATGA
- the sucC gene encoding ADP-forming succinate--CoA ligase subunit beta, whose translation MDLFEYQARDLFAKHDVPVLAGEVIDTPEAARAATERLGGKSVVKAQVKVGGRGKAGGVKLAATPDEAVARATDILGMDIKGHTVHKVMIAETAPEIVEEYYVSFLLDRANRTFLSIASVEGGVEIEEVAANRPEAVAKTPIDANEGVTPQKAREIVEAAKFPADVAGKVADILVTLWDTFIKEDALLVEVNPLAKVASGDVIALDGKVSLDENAEFRQPEHEALQDKDSANPLEAAAKEKNLNYVKLDGEVGIIGNGAGLVMSTLDVVAYAGEAHGGVKPANFLDIGGGASAQVMANGLEIILGDPDVKSVFVNVFGGITACDEVANGIVQALELLKSKGEDVTKPLVVRLDGNNAELGRQILSDANHPLVQRVDTMDGAADKAAELAAAK comes from the coding sequence GTGGACCTGTTCGAGTACCAGGCGAGGGACCTCTTCGCCAAGCACGATGTACCGGTGCTGGCCGGTGAAGTCATCGACACGCCTGAGGCGGCCCGCGCAGCCACTGAGCGCCTGGGTGGCAAGTCCGTCGTCAAGGCTCAGGTGAAGGTCGGTGGCCGTGGCAAGGCCGGCGGCGTGAAGCTCGCCGCGACCCCGGACGAGGCCGTCGCCCGCGCGACGGACATCCTCGGCATGGACATCAAGGGCCACACGGTCCACAAGGTGATGATCGCCGAGACGGCTCCGGAGATCGTGGAGGAGTACTACGTCTCCTTCCTCCTGGACCGTGCCAACCGCACCTTCCTCTCCATCGCCTCCGTCGAGGGCGGCGTGGAGATCGAGGAGGTGGCGGCCAACCGTCCGGAGGCCGTCGCCAAGACGCCGATCGACGCCAACGAGGGTGTGACCCCTCAGAAGGCCCGCGAGATCGTCGAGGCCGCGAAGTTCCCGGCCGACGTCGCCGGCAAGGTCGCCGACATCCTCGTCACCCTGTGGGACACCTTCATCAAGGAGGACGCCCTCCTGGTCGAGGTCAACCCGCTGGCGAAGGTCGCCTCCGGCGACGTCATCGCCCTGGACGGCAAGGTCTCCCTGGACGAGAACGCCGAGTTCCGTCAGCCGGAGCACGAGGCCCTCCAGGACAAGGACTCGGCGAACCCGCTGGAGGCCGCGGCCAAGGAGAAGAACCTCAACTACGTCAAGCTCGACGGCGAGGTCGGCATCATCGGCAACGGCGCGGGGCTCGTCATGAGCACCCTCGACGTGGTCGCGTACGCCGGTGAAGCGCACGGTGGCGTCAAGCCCGCCAACTTCCTCGACATCGGCGGCGGCGCCTCCGCGCAGGTCATGGCGAACGGCCTGGAGATCATCCTGGGCGACCCGGACGTCAAGTCCGTCTTCGTCAACGTCTTCGGCGGCATCACTGCCTGTGACGAGGTCGCCAACGGCATCGTCCAGGCCCTGGAGCTCCTGAAGTCCAAGGGCGAGGACGTCACCAAGCCGCTCGTCGTCCGCCTCGACGGCAACAACGCCGAGCTGGGTCGTCAGATCCTGTCGGACGCCAACCACCCGCTGGTCCAGCGCGTGGACACCATGGACGGCGCGGCCGACAAGGCCGCCGAGCTCGCGGCTGCGAAGTAA
- the sucD gene encoding succinate--CoA ligase subunit alpha, translated as MAIFLNKDSKVIVQGMTGATGMKHTKLMLADGTNIVGGVNPRKAGTSVDIDGNEIPVFGTVAEAIEKTGANVSVLFVPPAFAKAAVVEAIDAEIPLAVVITEGIAVHDSAAFYAYAVSQGNKTRIIGPNCPGLITPGQSNAGIIPGDITKPGRIGLVSKSGTLTYQMMYELRDIGFSSAVGIGGDPVIGTTHIDALAAFEADPDTDLIVMIGEIGGDAEERAAAFIKENVTKPVVGYVAGFTAPEGKTMGHAGAIVSGSSGTAAAKKEALEAAGVKVGKTPTETAKLARELLAG; from the coding sequence ATGGCTATCTTCCTCAACAAGGACAGCAAGGTCATCGTCCAGGGCATGACCGGTGCCACGGGCATGAAGCACACCAAGCTCATGCTGGCCGACGGCACGAACATCGTCGGTGGCGTGAACCCGCGTAAGGCGGGCACCAGCGTCGACATCGACGGCAACGAGATCCCGGTCTTCGGCACGGTCGCCGAGGCGATCGAGAAGACGGGCGCGAACGTATCCGTCCTCTTCGTGCCGCCGGCCTTCGCCAAGGCCGCGGTCGTCGAGGCGATCGACGCCGAGATCCCGCTCGCGGTCGTCATCACCGAGGGCATCGCCGTCCACGACTCGGCCGCGTTCTACGCGTACGCCGTGTCGCAGGGCAACAAGACCCGGATCATCGGCCCGAACTGCCCCGGTCTCATCACCCCGGGCCAGTCCAACGCCGGCATCATCCCGGGCGACATCACCAAGCCGGGCCGTATCGGTCTGGTCTCGAAGTCCGGCACGCTGACGTACCAGATGATGTACGAGCTGCGGGACATCGGCTTCTCCTCCGCCGTCGGCATCGGTGGCGACCCGGTCATCGGTACGACCCACATCGACGCGCTCGCCGCGTTCGAAGCCGACCCCGACACCGATCTGATCGTGATGATCGGTGAGATCGGTGGCGACGCCGAGGAGCGGGCCGCGGCCTTCATCAAGGAGAACGTGACCAAGCCGGTCGTCGGCTATGTCGCGGGCTTCACCGCGCCCGAGGGCAAGACCATGGGTCACGCGGGTGCGATCGTGTCCGGTTCGTCCGGTACGGCCGCTGCGAAGAAGGAGGCGCTGGAGGCTGCGGGCGTCAAGGTGGGCAAGACGCCTACCGAGACGGCGAAGCTGGCGCGGGAGCTTCTTGCCGGCTGA
- a CDS encoding helix-turn-helix domain-containing protein — protein sequence MKQSPSTPLPRPAERRRLREAQSLTQAQVAARMGVSRETVRSWETGRTTPRGRKREAYAKLLAELPTEKNEQDGKNEKDEKDEKDEKKVTAGQDPAPVATDPTDPTDTPVRTAAPPRLTPQPAIDLRSDALTPAQAFDALYAFCAPALVRQTYLLTGRRELARESVERAFQLAWQSWPEVALDRDPAGWVRATAYECALSPWHRLRPRYRHPEPPPADATDRALMDVLLKLPPPHRRTLLLYDGVGLDLPDTAAETEASTPATANRLLHARAAIAERLPELSDPAELHRRLATLASTERLRAAKPLTVRHGSERRARFWTRAAIAFTVALIGTTALTLRSAPTQYEPPVAPGSDVRGVPKRVAPGPLSEAESELREKLREETARGPQRLLPTLP from the coding sequence GTGAAGCAGAGCCCTTCGACCCCGCTCCCCCGGCCCGCCGAACGCCGACGCCTGCGCGAGGCCCAGTCGTTGACGCAGGCTCAGGTCGCGGCGCGGATGGGCGTCAGCCGGGAAACGGTCCGTTCGTGGGAGACCGGCCGGACGACTCCGCGCGGCCGGAAACGAGAGGCCTACGCGAAGCTGCTGGCCGAACTCCCGACCGAGAAGAACGAGCAGGACGGGAAAAACGAGAAAGACGAGAAGGACGAGAAGGACGAGAAGAAGGTGACGGCGGGTCAAGACCCCGCTCCCGTGGCCACCGACCCCACCGACCCCACCGACACTCCCGTACGAACCGCCGCACCCCCACGGCTCACACCGCAACCGGCGATCGACCTGCGGTCCGACGCCCTGACGCCCGCTCAGGCCTTCGACGCGCTGTACGCGTTCTGCGCACCCGCCCTCGTCCGGCAGACCTATCTGCTCACGGGGCGCCGCGAACTCGCCCGCGAGTCGGTCGAGCGGGCCTTCCAACTCGCCTGGCAGAGCTGGCCGGAGGTGGCGCTCGACCGCGATCCGGCGGGCTGGGTTCGGGCGACGGCGTACGAGTGCGCCCTCTCCCCCTGGCACCGCCTCCGCCCGCGCTACCGGCACCCCGAACCGCCCCCCGCCGACGCCACCGACCGCGCGCTGATGGACGTACTCCTGAAACTCCCGCCACCGCACCGCCGCACGCTCCTGCTGTACGACGGTGTAGGCCTCGATCTGCCGGACACGGCGGCGGAGACGGAAGCGAGCACTCCGGCGACGGCGAACCGTCTGCTGCACGCGCGCGCGGCGATCGCCGAACGGCTGCCGGAGCTGTCCGACCCGGCCGAACTCCACCGCCGGCTCGCCACCCTCGCCTCCACCGAACGCCTCCGCGCCGCCAAACCCCTCACGGTCCGCCACGGCAGCGAACGCCGCGCCCGCTTCTGGACCCGCGCCGCCATCGCCTTCACCGTCGCCCTGATCGGCACAACAGCCCTCACCCTCCGCTCGGCCCCGACCCAGTACGAGCCACCGGTGGCACCCGGCAGCGACGTACGCGGCGTCCCGAAGCGAGTCGCCCCGGGCCCCTTGTCGGAGGCGGAGTCGGAACTACGCGAGAAACTCCGGGAGGAAACGGCGAGGGGCCCGCAGAGACTGCTACCGACGCTGCCCTGA
- a CDS encoding DUF6350 family protein — MAGVTQMTVRRRSSLSLLLTRLRDRSPGLTASLLAGALAAAVGLGSFAVLVLVLWISSPYPDSGPGGALHVAAALWLLAHGADLVRTDSLSGGPAPVGVTPLMLLVLPVLLLHRAARDAAADEREVDGRGSGEGPGPGPVVALVGVVLGYLGVGAAAALYASGGALRPSWVWVCVCVPVVATVAAGAGVWTAYGRTGEPVYSVLNHLPPWVRRRVRRLLLVPDFPARLFAAARAAGAGAAVLVGGGALLLTVSLVWHGEAARRSFLQLTEGGSGQFAVLLLCMALVPNAAVWGASYALGPGFTLGVGHVVSPLSSAPAPLLPPFPLLAAVPDAGAGTPLNWAAGVVPVVAAVTVGWFVGGAAAGGRGGVGAEGASGVGAGGTAGVGSVRATGAGSRGAAGVGAGDGGSGAWSWRRTAGTAGWAAVLCAGLVAVLAALSGGPLGGAALARFGPVWWQAGGAALGWIVGVAVVVAVGVRGWRCREGWGRRGSRGSREVESAADVTPGVLCEPLESDDDSEAYDLLPADVDPQPASDDDEGHVEHVEHVELGKVAPPAQSPEA, encoded by the coding sequence ATGGCGGGCGTGACCCAGATGACCGTTCGCCGCCGTTCGTCGTTGTCGTTGCTGCTCACCCGGTTGCGCGACCGTTCGCCCGGGCTGACCGCGAGCCTGCTGGCCGGTGCGCTCGCGGCGGCGGTGGGGCTCGGGTCGTTCGCCGTGCTGGTGTTGGTGCTGTGGATCAGTTCGCCGTATCCCGACAGCGGGCCGGGCGGGGCGCTGCATGTCGCCGCGGCGCTGTGGCTGCTGGCGCACGGTGCCGACCTGGTCCGCACCGACTCGCTCTCCGGCGGCCCCGCGCCGGTCGGTGTCACCCCGCTGATGCTGCTCGTGCTGCCGGTGCTGCTGCTGCACCGGGCGGCGCGGGACGCCGCGGCGGACGAGCGTGAGGTGGACGGGCGCGGCAGCGGTGAAGGCCCGGGGCCGGGGCCGGTGGTGGCGTTGGTGGGCGTGGTCCTCGGCTATCTCGGAGTCGGTGCGGCGGCGGCTCTGTATGCCTCGGGGGGTGCGTTGCGGCCGTCGTGGGTGTGGGTGTGCGTGTGTGTGCCGGTGGTCGCGACGGTGGCGGCGGGGGCGGGGGTCTGGACGGCGTACGGGCGCACGGGCGAGCCGGTCTACAGCGTGCTGAACCATCTGCCGCCGTGGGTACGGCGGCGGGTACGGCGTCTTCTCCTCGTGCCGGATTTCCCGGCCCGTCTCTTCGCCGCCGCGCGCGCCGCGGGCGCCGGGGCGGCCGTGCTGGTCGGAGGTGGGGCGCTGCTGCTGACGGTGTCGCTGGTCTGGCACGGCGAGGCGGCCAGGAGGTCCTTTCTGCAGCTGACGGAAGGGGGGTCCGGGCAGTTCGCGGTGCTGTTGCTCTGCATGGCGCTCGTCCCGAACGCGGCCGTGTGGGGAGCGTCGTACGCCCTCGGCCCCGGCTTCACCCTGGGCGTCGGCCACGTCGTGTCCCCCCTGTCCTCGGCTCCCGCCCCGCTCCTGCCGCCGTTCCCGCTGCTGGCGGCGGTACCGGACGCGGGGGCCGGAACGCCGCTGAACTGGGCGGCGGGGGTGGTGCCGGTGGTGGCCGCGGTGACGGTGGGCTGGTTTGTGGGTGGGGCGGCTGCTGGGGGACGGGGCGGGGTGGGGGCCGAGGGTGCGTCGGGGGTGGGAGCCGGAGGTACGGCAGGGGTGGGGTCGGTACGGGCGACGGGAGCGGGGTCCCGGGGTGCCGCGGGGGTGGGGGCCGGTGACGGCGGGAGCGGTGCCTGGTCGTGGCGACGGACCGCCGGGACGGCCGGGTGGGCGGCTGTGCTGTGCGCGGGGCTGGTCGCTGTCCTTGCCGCGTTGTCGGGTGGGCCGCTCGGCGGGGCGGCGCTGGCACGGTTCGGGCCGGTGTGGTGGCAGGCCGGTGGTGCGGCGCTGGGGTGGATCGTGGGGGTGGCGGTTGTGGTGGCGGTGGGGGTGCGGGGGTGGCGGTGCCGGGAGGGGTGGGGGCGGCGGGGGAGCCGGGGGAGTCGGGAGGTGGAGAGCGCGGCGGATGTCACGCCGGGTGTTCTGTGTGAGCCCCTTGAATCGGACGATGACTCGGAGGCGTACGACCTGCTGCCCGCCGACGTCGATCCGCAGCCGGCGTCGGACGATGACGAGGGCCATGTGGAGCATGTGGAGCATGTGGAGCTGGGGAAGGTGGCCCCGCCCGCACAGTCACCGGAAGCCTGA
- the purN gene encoding phosphoribosylglycinamide formyltransferase, which yields MAAKPVAKRLVVLVSGSGTNLQALLDAIAGTGTEAYGAEIVAVGADREGIEGLARAERAGLATFVRKVKDYGTREEWDAALTEAVAAYEPDLVVSAGFMKILGKEFLARFGGRIVNTHPALLPSFPGAHGVRDTLAYGAKVTGCTVHFVDDGVDTGPIIAQGVVEVRDEDDESALHERIKEVERRLLVEVVGRLARNGYRIEGRKVVIQ from the coding sequence GTGGCCGCCAAGCCCGTGGCCAAGCGCCTTGTCGTGCTGGTCTCCGGATCCGGTACGAATCTGCAGGCGCTGCTCGACGCCATCGCCGGGACCGGCACCGAGGCGTACGGCGCCGAGATCGTCGCCGTGGGGGCCGACCGCGAGGGCATCGAGGGGCTGGCGCGGGCCGAGCGTGCCGGGCTGGCGACCTTTGTGCGCAAGGTCAAGGACTACGGGACCCGTGAGGAGTGGGACGCGGCGCTCACCGAGGCCGTGGCCGCGTACGAGCCCGACCTCGTCGTGTCGGCGGGGTTCATGAAGATCCTGGGGAAGGAATTCCTCGCGCGCTTCGGCGGGCGGATCGTCAACACGCACCCCGCCCTGCTCCCCAGTTTCCCCGGCGCCCACGGCGTCCGCGACACCCTCGCGTACGGCGCCAAGGTCACCGGCTGCACCGTCCACTTCGTCGACGACGGCGTCGACACCGGGCCGATCATCGCTCAGGGCGTGGTCGAGGTCCGGGACGAGGACGACGAGAGCGCTCTGCACGAGCGCATCAAGGAAGTCGAGCGAAGACTGCTCGTCGAGGTCGTGGGGCGGCTCGCCCGCAACGGCTATCGCATTGAGGGACGAAAGGTAGTTATCCAGTGA
- the purH gene encoding bifunctional phosphoribosylaminoimidazolecarboxamide formyltransferase/IMP cyclohydrolase, with protein MTATAESNKRAIRRALVSVYDKTGLEDLARGLHEAGVELVSTGSTASRIAAAGVPVTKVEELTGFPECLDGRVKTLHPKVHAGILADLRLDSHRQQLDELGVAPFDLVVVNLYPFSETVASGASPDECVEQIDIGGPSMVRAAAKNHPSVAVVTSPVRYADVLTAVRDGGFDLAARKRLAAEAFRHTAEYDVAVAGWFLGEYAGDGEEFPSFLGVTYERKQVLRYGENPHQPAALYTGGCGGLAEAEQLHGKEMSYNNYTDTDAARRAAYDHDEPCVAIIKHANPCGIAIGADVAEAHRKAHACDPGSAYGGVIAVNRPVSKEMAEQVAEIFTEVIVAPDYEEGALEALAKKKNIRVLRCSEMPQPPAEFRPIDGGGLAQVTDVFQAEGDNPANWTLATGAALSESELAELAFAWKACRAVKSNAILLAKDGASVGVGMGQVNRVDSAKLAVERAGAERAQGSYAASDAYFPFPDGLEILTEAGVKAVVQPGGSIRDELVVEAAKKAGVTMYFTGTRHFFH; from the coding sequence GTGACCGCCACCGCCGAGAGCAACAAGCGGGCCATTCGACGGGCGCTCGTCAGCGTCTACGACAAGACGGGTCTGGAAGACCTCGCGCGCGGTCTGCACGAGGCAGGCGTCGAGCTCGTCTCCACCGGCTCCACCGCCTCCCGCATCGCCGCCGCCGGCGTCCCCGTCACCAAGGTCGAGGAGCTCACCGGCTTCCCCGAGTGCCTGGACGGCCGCGTCAAGACCCTGCACCCCAAGGTCCACGCGGGCATCCTCGCCGACCTGCGCCTGGACAGCCACCGGCAGCAGCTCGACGAGCTGGGTGTGGCGCCGTTCGACCTCGTCGTCGTCAACCTCTACCCCTTCAGCGAAACCGTAGCCTCCGGGGCCTCCCCCGACGAGTGCGTCGAGCAGATCGACATCGGCGGGCCCTCCATGGTGCGCGCCGCCGCCAAGAACCACCCGTCCGTGGCGGTCGTCACCAGCCCCGTGCGGTACGCCGATGTCCTCACCGCGGTCCGCGACGGCGGCTTCGACCTCGCAGCCCGCAAGCGGCTGGCCGCTGAGGCGTTCCGGCACACGGCCGAGTACGACGTGGCGGTCGCCGGCTGGTTCCTCGGGGAGTACGCCGGTGACGGCGAGGAGTTCCCGAGCTTCCTCGGGGTGACGTACGAGCGCAAGCAGGTGCTGCGGTACGGCGAGAACCCGCACCAGCCGGCCGCCCTCTACACCGGCGGCTGCGGCGGCCTGGCCGAGGCCGAGCAGCTGCACGGCAAGGAGATGTCGTACAACAACTACACGGACACGGACGCCGCCCGCCGTGCCGCGTACGACCACGACGAGCCCTGTGTCGCGATCATCAAGCACGCCAATCCCTGCGGCATCGCGATCGGCGCGGACGTCGCCGAGGCGCACCGCAAGGCCCATGCCTGTGACCCGGGGTCCGCGTACGGCGGTGTGATCGCCGTCAACCGCCCGGTGTCGAAGGAGATGGCCGAGCAGGTCGCCGAGATCTTCACCGAGGTCATCGTCGCGCCGGACTACGAAGAGGGCGCCCTCGAAGCCCTCGCCAAGAAGAAGAACATCCGCGTGCTGCGCTGCTCCGAGATGCCGCAGCCGCCCGCCGAGTTCCGCCCGATCGACGGTGGCGGCCTCGCCCAGGTGACGGACGTCTTCCAGGCCGAGGGCGACAACCCCGCCAACTGGACCCTGGCGACCGGCGCAGCGCTCTCCGAGTCGGAGCTGGCCGAACTGGCCTTCGCCTGGAAGGCCTGCCGCGCCGTCAAGTCCAACGCCATCCTCCTCGCCAAGGACGGCGCCTCGGTCGGCGTCGGCATGGGCCAGGTCAACCGCGTCGACTCCGCAAAGCTGGCCGTGGAGCGGGCGGGCGCCGAGCGCGCCCAGGGGTCGTACGCCGCCTCCGACGCGTACTTCCCGTTCCCCGACGGGCTGGAGATCCTCACCGAGGCCGGCGTCAAGGCCGTGGTGCAGCCGGGCGGTTCGATCCGTGACGAGCTGGTCGTCGAGGCGGCGAAGAAGGCCGGCGTGACGATGTACTTCACGGGGACGCGGCACTTCTTCCACTGA